In Janthinobacterium sp. J1-1, a single genomic region encodes these proteins:
- a CDS encoding TIGR03862 family flavoprotein, whose protein sequence is MSSVSLPSFRVAVIGGGPAGLMAAQAAASSGAQVDLFDAMPSVGRKFLLAGRGGMNITHAEGYQSFVTRYGRQSHRLRPALDQFGPQQVRDWVHGLGVDTFVGSSNRVFPTDMKAAPLLRAWLHRLRESGVQFHMRHRWTGWQDGQLAFDTPDGPRLLAFDAVILALGGGSWARLGSDGAWVPLLQAQGVTVEPLVPANCGFDVDWSAHFSSRHAGEPLATVAITATDSDGLTIKRQGQFVITAGGVEGSLIYALSAALREQIARDGSTTIWLDLVPDFSAERVFDEVTRPRGARSMSSHLQSRLGIKGVKSGLLRECVSAADFADPEKLARAIKLLPVILTRPRPIDEAISSAGGVSFEGIDGSMLRAMPGVFVAGEMLDWEAPTGGYLLTACLAGGKAAGEQAVAWLEKSLSS, encoded by the coding sequence ATGTCTTCCGTTTCCCTACCTTCTTTTCGTGTCGCCGTGATCGGTGGCGGTCCCGCCGGGCTGATGGCCGCGCAGGCCGCCGCCAGCAGTGGCGCGCAGGTCGACCTGTTCGACGCCATGCCCTCCGTCGGCCGCAAATTCCTGCTGGCCGGGCGCGGCGGCATGAATATCACGCATGCGGAAGGCTACCAGAGCTTTGTCACGCGCTATGGCCGGCAGTCGCACCGGCTGCGCCCCGCGCTCGACCAGTTCGGCCCGCAGCAGGTGCGCGACTGGGTGCATGGCCTGGGCGTGGATACTTTCGTCGGTTCCTCGAACCGCGTCTTCCCGACCGACATGAAGGCCGCGCCCTTGCTGCGTGCCTGGCTGCACCGGCTGAGGGAAAGCGGCGTGCAATTCCATATGCGCCACCGCTGGACGGGCTGGCAGGACGGCCAGCTGGCCTTCGACACGCCCGACGGCCCACGCCTGCTGGCATTTGACGCCGTGATCCTGGCGCTCGGTGGCGGCAGCTGGGCCAGGCTCGGTTCCGACGGTGCCTGGGTGCCGCTGTTGCAAGCCCAGGGCGTCACTGTGGAACCGTTGGTCCCGGCCAATTGCGGCTTCGACGTGGACTGGAGCGCGCATTTCAGCAGCCGGCACGCGGGCGAGCCGCTGGCGACGGTGGCCATCACCGCGACGGATAGCGATGGCTTGACGATCAAGCGGCAAGGCCAGTTCGTGATCACGGCTGGCGGCGTCGAGGGCAGCCTGATCTATGCGCTGTCGGCGGCGCTGCGCGAGCAGATTGCGCGTGACGGCAGCACCACCATCTGGCTCGACCTGGTACCCGATTTCAGCGCCGAGCGCGTGTTCGATGAAGTGACGCGTCCGCGCGGCGCGCGTTCGATGTCCAGTCACCTGCAAAGCCGGCTCGGCATCAAGGGCGTGAAGTCCGGCCTGCTGCGCGAATGCGTCAGCGCTGCCGACTTTGCCGACCCGGAAAAACTGGCGCGCGCCATCAAGCTGCTGCCGGTCATCCTGACGCGTCCGCGTCCGATCGACGAAGCCATCAGCAGTGCCGGCGGCGTGTCTTTCGAGGGCATCGACGGCAGCATGCTGCGCGCCATGCCGGGCGTGTTCGTGGCGGGGGAAATGCTGGACTGGGAAGCGCCGACCGGCGGCTATCTGCTGACGGCCTGCCTGGCCGGCGGCAAGGCGGCCGGGGAGCAGGCGGTGGCGTGGCTGGAAAAATCTCTCTCTTCATAA
- a CDS encoding HAAS domain-containing protein, with translation MHQQDYLDALRRALAGLPPDLVAKTMSYYEQRFNEGLAAGRSAQEIAHDLGDPKKIALTLRASTQRRAFEQKKTPVNLLRLLVSLAGLAIFNLFMVIPAAVYAALLATLYAVGLSFYLAGIAITASGLSGANELLLDGPLRYMLIHDDDGGEGDDQRQTRITIGDTGIEIDHLPGPVGTAPDSPPSPSSRVIERAEALAGSGIHIYTDLDQDARTTQTLFGMAMVLGGIALFLLSLVVTRYTLIGIRRYIAMNISLLKGH, from the coding sequence GCCAAGACCATGAGCTATTATGAGCAGCGCTTCAACGAAGGCCTGGCCGCCGGGCGCAGCGCCCAGGAAATCGCACACGACCTGGGCGATCCGAAAAAAATCGCCCTCACCCTGCGCGCCAGCACCCAGCGCCGGGCCTTCGAACAGAAGAAAACACCGGTCAACCTGCTGCGCCTGCTGGTCTCGCTGGCAGGGCTGGCCATCTTCAATCTGTTCATGGTGATACCCGCCGCCGTCTATGCGGCGCTGCTGGCGACGCTGTATGCCGTCGGCCTGAGCTTTTACCTGGCCGGCATCGCCATCACGGCCAGCGGCCTGTCGGGCGCCAACGAACTGCTGCTCGACGGCCCGCTGCGCTACATGCTGATCCACGACGACGATGGCGGCGAAGGCGACGACCAGCGGCAGACCCGCATCACCATCGGCGACACCGGCATCGAGATCGACCACCTGCCCGGCCCGGTTGGCACGGCCCCGGACAGTCCGCCGTCGCCGTCTTCACGCGTGATCGAACGGGCCGAGGCGCTGGCCGGCAGCGGCATCCATATCTACACCGACCTGGACCAGGATGCGCGCACCACGCAAACCCTGTTCGGCATGGCCATGGTGCTGGGAGGCATTGCGCTGTTCCTGCTCAGCCTGGTCGTCACCCGCTACACCCTGATCGGCATCAGGCGCTATATCGCGATGAATATTTCCCTGCTCAAAGGTCATTAA
- the glp gene encoding gephyrin-like molybdotransferase Glp: MADVTERKPMLSVAEAQAFMAAACRPITEIEQVDTMHANGRVLAVAQTSTLNVPERDNTQMDGYAVRALDCASGAASLPVSQRIAAGHVGQPLQAGTAARIFTGALIPDGADCVVMQEQCVLNDGVVTINHLPQAGEWVRRQGEDIRAGSVILEAGRRLRSQEMGLAASVGLARLPVLRKLRVALFSTGDELAMPGQPLPPGAVYNSNRFTLRGLLENLGCEIHDLGIVPDTLAATRAVLRQAAQGSDLIITSGGVSVGEEDHIKPAVEAEGRLNMWQIAVKPGKPLAFGEVEQAFFVGLPGNPVSSFVTFLLFVRPFILRLQGVTGSVAPRSYRLAAAFERVKADRRNEFLRAKINDDGELELFANQSSGVLTSTVWGDGLIDCPPGLSIARGDLLRFIPFNELLY; encoded by the coding sequence ATGGCGGACGTGACCGAACGCAAACCGATGCTGTCGGTGGCCGAGGCGCAAGCCTTTATGGCCGCCGCCTGCAGACCAATCACCGAAATCGAGCAGGTCGACACCATGCATGCCAACGGCCGCGTGCTGGCCGTGGCGCAGACGTCGACCCTGAACGTGCCCGAGCGCGACAATACGCAGATGGACGGCTATGCCGTGCGGGCGCTTGACTGCGCCAGTGGCGCGGCCAGCTTGCCGGTGTCGCAGCGCATCGCGGCCGGCCACGTGGGCCAGCCCTTGCAGGCAGGTACTGCAGCGCGCATCTTTACCGGCGCGCTGATCCCCGATGGCGCCGACTGCGTGGTGATGCAGGAGCAGTGCGTGCTGAACGACGGCGTGGTCACCATCAACCATCTGCCGCAGGCGGGCGAATGGGTGCGCCGCCAGGGCGAGGATATCCGCGCCGGCAGCGTGATCCTGGAAGCGGGCCGGCGCTTGCGCAGCCAGGAAATGGGCCTGGCCGCGTCGGTCGGCCTGGCGCGGTTGCCGGTGCTGCGCAAGTTGCGCGTGGCGCTGTTTTCCACCGGCGACGAGCTGGCCATGCCGGGCCAGCCCTTGCCGCCAGGTGCCGTTTATAACTCGAACCGTTTTACCTTGCGCGGGCTGCTGGAAAACCTGGGCTGCGAGATCCACGACCTGGGCATCGTGCCCGATACGCTGGCGGCCACGCGCGCCGTGCTGCGCCAGGCGGCGCAGGGCAGCGATCTGATCATCACCTCGGGTGGCGTGTCGGTCGGCGAGGAAGACCATATCAAGCCGGCGGTGGAAGCGGAAGGGCGGCTGAACATGTGGCAGATCGCCGTCAAGCCGGGCAAGCCGCTGGCGTTCGGCGAAGTCGAGCAGGCCTTTTTCGTCGGCCTGCCCGGCAATCCGGTGTCGAGTTTTGTCACCTTTCTGCTGTTCGTGCGGCCGTTTATCCTGCGCCTGCAGGGCGTCACCGGCAGCGTGGCGCCGCGCAGCTACCGGCTGGCGGCCGCGTTTGAACGCGTCAAAGCCGACCGGCGCAACGAGTTCCTGCGCGCGAAAATCAACGACGATGGCGAGCTGGAACTGTTTGCCAACCAGAGTTCGGGCGTGCTGACGTCCACCGTGTGGGGCGACGGCCTGATCGACTGTCCACCGGGGCTGTCGATCGCGCGCGGCGACCTGCTGCGGTTTATCCCGTTTAATGAATTGCTGTATTAA
- a CDS encoding PadR family transcriptional regulator, protein MDDIDFSRYLPLSEATFYVLACLHEPLHGYAIMQKVDALSGGSVSIGPGTLYGAFATLEKQGLILKLREEERRKVYGMTALGRRVLAEQARRLAIMAAAANNTLALLGEMA, encoded by the coding sequence ATGGATGATATCGATTTTTCGCGCTACCTGCCCTTGTCCGAGGCGACGTTCTACGTGCTCGCCTGTCTGCACGAACCTTTGCACGGCTACGCCATCATGCAAAAGGTCGATGCACTCAGCGGTGGCAGTGTCAGCATCGGACCCGGCACGCTGTATGGCGCATTCGCCACTCTGGAAAAGCAGGGTCTGATTCTCAAATTGAGGGAAGAGGAGCGGCGCAAGGTGTATGGCATGACGGCGCTTGGGCGGCGCGTGCTGGCCGAGCAGGCCCGGCGCCTGGCCATCATGGCTGCCGCGGCAAACAACACATTGGCACTTTTGGGGGAGATGGCATGA
- the moaD gene encoding molybdopterin converting factor subunit 1, with the protein MKINLRFFASVRELVGTGQEVLELPQATTTVGELRAVLVARGGNWAEALAEGKLLRMAHNQLMCKADTPVADGDEVAFFPPVTGG; encoded by the coding sequence ATGAAAATCAATCTGCGTTTTTTTGCCAGCGTGCGTGAACTGGTGGGCACTGGCCAGGAAGTGCTGGAGCTCCCGCAAGCGACCACCACCGTGGGTGAACTGCGCGCCGTGCTGGTGGCGCGCGGCGGCAACTGGGCCGAGGCGCTGGCCGAAGGCAAGCTGCTGCGCATGGCGCACAACCAGCTGATGTGCAAGGCCGATACGCCGGTGGCCGATGGCGATGAAGTGGCGTTTTTCCCGCCCGTGACGGGCGGGTGA
- the thrC gene encoding threonine synthase, whose amino-acid sequence MHYVSTRADQAPSQSQQPQQFSDILLGGLAPDGGLYLPEHYPQVSGAELDAWRTLSYADLAFEILKKFATDIPAADLKALTAKTYTKAVYRNARAGENAADITPLRVLEENLVKGGSTTLILQALSNGPTLAFKDMAMQLLGNLFEYTLAKTGAELNIFGATSGDTGSAAEYAMRGKKGIRVFMLSPHKKMSAFQTAQMFSLQDPNIHNIAVEGVFDDCQDMVKAVSNDLPYKARQKIGTVNSINWARVVAQVVYYFRGYLAATTSNDQKVSFTVPSGNFGNICAGHIARMMGLPIAKLVAATNENDVLDEFFRTGVYRVRKSSETYHTSSPSMDISKASNFERFVYDLVGRDSARVKTLFAKVDTHGGFDLSGKPGSDGDEFKLVAKYGFKSGKSTHKDRLDTIRDVADDYGITIDTHTADGIKVAREHLEPNVPMIVLETALAAKFNETILDALGVDAERPKGFENIEDLPQKFVVMDTDVAKMQAYIARHTGL is encoded by the coding sequence ATGCACTATGTGTCTACCCGCGCTGACCAAGCGCCATCGCAATCGCAACAGCCGCAACAATTTTCCGACATCCTGCTGGGCGGCCTGGCCCCCGATGGCGGACTGTATCTCCCTGAACACTACCCGCAAGTCAGCGGTGCCGAGCTCGATGCCTGGCGCACATTGTCGTATGCCGACCTGGCATTCGAAATCCTGAAAAAGTTCGCCACCGATATCCCGGCGGCCGACTTGAAGGCGCTGACCGCGAAAACCTATACCAAGGCGGTTTACCGCAATGCCCGCGCCGGCGAAAACGCCGCCGACATCACGCCGCTGCGCGTGCTCGAAGAAAACCTCGTCAAGGGCGGCTCGACCACCCTGATCCTGCAGGCGCTGTCCAACGGCCCGACTCTCGCCTTTAAAGACATGGCGATGCAGTTGCTCGGCAATCTGTTCGAATACACCCTGGCCAAGACGGGCGCCGAACTCAATATCTTTGGCGCGACGTCGGGCGACACCGGCAGCGCGGCCGAATATGCGATGCGCGGCAAGAAGGGCATCCGTGTCTTCATGCTGTCGCCGCACAAGAAGATGAGCGCGTTCCAGACGGCGCAGATGTTCAGCCTGCAGGACCCGAATATCCATAATATCGCCGTCGAAGGCGTGTTCGACGACTGCCAGGACATGGTCAAGGCGGTCTCGAACGACCTGCCATACAAGGCCAGGCAGAAGATCGGCACCGTCAATTCGATCAACTGGGCGCGCGTGGTGGCGCAGGTGGTGTACTACTTCCGCGGCTACCTGGCGGCGACCACCAGCAACGACCAGAAAGTGTCGTTTACGGTGCCGTCGGGTAACTTCGGCAATATCTGCGCCGGCCATATCGCGCGCATGATGGGCTTGCCGATCGCGAAGCTGGTGGCTGCCACCAACGAAAACGACGTGCTCGATGAATTCTTCCGCACCGGCGTCTACCGCGTGCGCAAGTCGTCCGAAACCTATCACACCAGCAGCCCGTCGATGGATATCTCGAAGGCCTCGAACTTCGAGCGCTTCGTCTACGACCTGGTCGGCCGCGACAGCGCGCGCGTGAAAACCCTGTTCGCCAAGGTCGATACGCATGGCGGTTTTGACCTGTCCGGCAAGCCGGGCAGCGACGGCGACGAATTCAAGCTGGTGGCCAAGTATGGCTTCAAGTCGGGCAAGTCGACCCACAAGGACCGCCTGGACACCATCCGCGACGTGGCCGACGACTACGGCATCACCATCGACACCCACACGGCCGACGGCATCAAGGTGGCGCGCGAGCACCTGGAGCCGAACGTGCCGATGATCGTGCTGGAAACGGCATTGGCGGCCAAGTTCAACGAAACCATCCTCGACGCCCTGGGAGTGGATGCGGAACGACCAAAAGGCTTCGAGAACATCGAAGACCTGCCGCAAAAATTCGTCGTGATGGACACCGACGTGGCGAAAATGCAGGCGTATATCGCCAGGCATACGGGTCTGTGA
- a CDS encoding head GIN domain-containing protein: MKRLFKVGLSMFLLALVLIALSYTALRAKGISNPSSSAGRAVRADTRPISAAVTHVDLSGPIDLTLRRGATASLKVSGEQRLLANVDTTVDGSTLHIGPKGMLFHHRQPLQVELVLPALTGIEVHGTGNSRITGFSGDKFTLELAGSGDISFTGRYKQVEASVNGSGNLDINGGNSDKVTLEMIGSGRISASGNSKVLNAELSGSGDIDAEHLASDTATVSLQGSGQSTVFVRDTAKLTLRGSGDIHVHGNPRQRDAQRTGSGEITWH, translated from the coding sequence ATGAAACGCCTGTTCAAAGTCGGCCTGTCCATGTTCCTGCTGGCCCTGGTCCTGATCGCCCTGTCCTACACGGCGCTGCGTGCCAAGGGCATCAGCAACCCCAGCAGTTCAGCGGGCCGCGCCGTGCGCGCCGATACCCGCCCGATTTCCGCCGCCGTGACCCATGTGGACCTCAGCGGCCCGATCGACCTGACCCTGCGCCGCGGCGCCACGGCGTCCCTGAAAGTGAGCGGCGAGCAGCGCCTGCTGGCCAATGTCGACACCACTGTCGACGGTTCCACCCTCCATATCGGCCCGAAAGGCATGCTGTTCCACCACCGCCAGCCGCTGCAGGTCGAACTGGTCCTGCCCGCGCTGACGGGCATCGAAGTCCACGGCACCGGCAACAGCCGCATCACCGGTTTCAGCGGCGACAAGTTCACCCTGGAACTGGCCGGCTCGGGCGATATCAGCTTTACGGGCCGCTACAAGCAGGTCGAAGCCAGTGTCAACGGCAGCGGCAACCTCGACATCAACGGCGGCAACAGCGACAAGGTGACCCTGGAAATGATCGGTTCGGGCCGCATCAGCGCCAGCGGCAACAGCAAGGTGCTGAACGCCGAGCTGAGCGGTTCCGGCGATATCGACGCCGAACACCTGGCCTCGGACACCGCCACCGTCAGCCTGCAAGGCTCGGGCCAGAGCACCGTGTTTGTACGCGACACGGCCAAACTGACCCTGCGCGGCAGCGGCGACATCCACGTCCACGGCAACCCGCGCCAGCGCGACGCACAGCGCACGGGGTCGGGCGAGATTACCTGGCATTGA
- a CDS encoding DUF2812 domain-containing protein has protein sequence MSTATQGQAVKKFKWWWTWQDGMHEQWLQAQARQGLHLRSTDPLGLLMTFERGEPAQMAYRWDYHAFKADPAYTQLFVDGGWERVVDVAGWRCWRKPVINGKTPEIFTDTASKVRKYGRNLATVMVCGLPLILVAAMPSSRQAVLAEPRAACVAGAGLLMLAYAAGGLVRRIRQLHAGRS, from the coding sequence ATGAGCACAGCGACGCAAGGGCAAGCGGTAAAAAAATTCAAATGGTGGTGGACGTGGCAGGACGGCATGCACGAGCAGTGGCTGCAGGCGCAGGCGCGCCAGGGCTTGCACTTGCGTTCCACCGACCCCTTGGGCCTGTTGATGACGTTCGAGCGGGGCGAGCCGGCCCAGATGGCCTACCGATGGGATTATCACGCCTTCAAGGCCGATCCGGCCTACACGCAGCTGTTTGTGGATGGCGGCTGGGAACGGGTAGTGGACGTGGCTGGCTGGCGTTGCTGGCGCAAGCCGGTCATCAATGGCAAGACGCCGGAAATTTTCACGGATACGGCCTCGAAAGTGCGCAAGTATGGGCGCAATCTGGCGACCGTCATGGTGTGTGGCCTGCCGCTGATCCTGGTGGCGGCCATGCCGTCGTCGCGCCAGGCGGTGCTGGCCGAGCCACGCGCAGCCTGCGTGGCGGGCGCTGGCTTGCTGATGCTGGCCTATGCGGCAGGCGGTCTGGTGCGACGCATCCGTCAGTTACATGCCGGCCGTTCTTGA